A section of the Solea solea chromosome 17, fSolSol10.1, whole genome shotgun sequence genome encodes:
- the LOC131443321 gene encoding protein NLRC3-like has translation MNQIKDSEEEAPPSKTTLCEEHEGQRRIHQQRPDSARPGPGPSCVSMKSDRSMNEPVTFKQEQRRIHQQGPDSARPGPGPSCVSMKSDWSIGRIISFKDGQKHGELIVDQQRTEVLSGQSVQQHGADLDSIFKLLEEIIICFVKNELKKIHKVLDTDHTEVSESQREDEEQRSSREAFLKITEDFLRRMKQEKLADKIRASACRRELKSNLKKKFQCLFEGVAKAGNSTLLNEIFTERYITEGETGEVNEEHEVRQIEKASWKSDRPETSIRQEDIFKASAGRGGPIRRVMTKGVAGIGKTVLTQKFTLDWAEDKSNQDVQFMFPFTFRELNVLKEKKFSLVELIHHFFTETKEAGICRFEDFKVVFIFDGLDECRLPLDFHTTEILTDVTASTSVDVLLTNLIRGKLLPSARLWITTRPAAANQIPPDCVDMVTEVRGFTDPQKEDYFRKRFRDEEQARRIISHIQTSRSLHIMCHIPVFCWITATVLENMLKTRDGGELPKTLTEMYIHFLVVQSKVKKVKYDGGAETDPHWSPENRKMIESLGKLAFEQLQKGNLIFYESDLTECGINITAASVYSGVFTQIFKEERGLYQDKVFCFHQLHQLWNKSLVRRTNNEPAVHTNKQT, from the exons atgaatcagatcaaggacagtgaagaggaagctccgccctctaaaaccactctgtgtgaggaacatgagggtcagag gaggatccatcaacagagaccagactctgccagacctggacctggacccagctgtgtgtccatgaagagtgaccggTCCATGAATGAACCTGTGACcttcaaacaagaacagag gaggatccatcaacagggaccagactctgccagacctggacctggacccagctgtgtgtccatgaagagtgactggtctaTAGGTCGTATTATTAGcttcaaggatggacaaaaacatggtgaactgat agttgatcagcagaggacagaggttctcagtggtcagtctgtccagcagcatggagcagacctggactccatatttaag ctgctggaggagatcatcatctgctttgtgaagaacgagctaaagaagatccacaaggttctggatacagatcacacagaagtctcagagagtcagagggaggatgaggagcagaggagcagcagagaggcctttctgaagatcacagaggacttcttaaggaggatgaagcaggagaagctagctgaca aaattagagcttcagcttgtcgacgtgaactcaaatcaaacctgaagaagaagttccagtgtttgtttgagggcgtggctaaagcaggaaactccacccttctgaatgagatcttcacagagcgttacatcacagagggagagactggagaggtcaatgaagaacatgaggtcagacagattgaaaaAGCTTCCTGGAAAtcagacagaccagaaacatccatcagacaagaagacatctttaaagcctcagctggaagaggCGGACCAATtagaagagtgatgacaaagggcgtggctggcattgggaaaacagtgttaacacagaagttcactctggactgggctgaagacaaaagcaaccaggacgtacagttcatgtttcccttcaccttcagagagctgaatgtgctgaaagagaagaagttcagtttggtggaactcatccatcacttcttcactgaaaccaaagaagcaggaatctgcaggtttgaagactttaaggtggtcttcatctttgatggtctggacgagtgtcgacttcctctggacttccacaccactgagatcctgactgacgtcacagcgtccacctcagtggacgtgctgctgacaaacctcatcagggggaaactgcttccctctgctcgcctctggataaccacaagacctgcagcagccaatcagatccctcctgactgtgtggacatggtgacagaggtcagagggttcacggacccacagaaggaggactacttcaggaagaggttcagagatgaggagcaggccaggaggatcatctcccacatccagacatcacgaagcctccacatcatgtgccacatcccagtcttctgctggatcactgcaacagttctggagaacatgctgaaaaccagagatggaggagaactgcccaagaccctgactgagatgtacatccacttcctggtggttcagtccaaagtgaagaaggtcaaatatgatggaggagctgagacggatccacactggagtccagagaacaggaagatgattgagtccctggggaaactggcttttgagcagctgcagaaaggaaacctgatcttctatgaatcagacctgacagagtgtggcatcaatatcacagcagcttcagtttactcaggagtcttcactcaaatctttaaagaggagagaggcctgtaccaggacaaggtcttctgctttCATCAACTTCATCAACTCTGGAACAAATCTCTTGTCAGAAGAACCAACAACGAGCCAGCGgtccatacaaacaaacaaacctga